A stretch of Desulfotalea psychrophila LSv54 DNA encodes these proteins:
- a CDS encoding alpha/beta fold hydrolase, with amino-acid sequence MLINRILSTWLCLLLLSSTMANAYDYPFKDPYVATVLNTPDEFAAVLPKELPTKLESIVIFPERKVPGVLWNMAELNYSYQAQKCPAPLIFLIAGTGASFQSPKMKIMQGAFYQAGYHVISLSSPSFTDFIVSASTSSVPGNLKEDSADLYRVMRAIWQKVEKNMKVTEFYLAGYSLGAAQSVFLSHMDEREKSFNFSKVLLINPPVNLYNSVVIIDNMLANNVPGGIDHLNEFYKKRIRAFTKTYRHGESIEFNDRYLYRAYRREKPKSDAPMAALIGVAFRISSQNMAFASDVMTQAGYVVPRGLVLKRGDSLTDYAKVLGQLTFVDYFKGIFLPHFQKIDPTITEEEIIEQMSLRSLEGYLRSSAKIGLIHNEDDIIMHPGEIAYLKDVFGKRAQIFPHGGHCGNMAYPDNIEAMVGFFQDTKGGNNDK; translated from the coding sequence ATGCTGATCAATCGAATATTGAGTACCTGGCTTTGCCTGTTACTGCTCAGTAGCACTATGGCAAATGCCTATGATTATCCATTTAAAGATCCATATGTGGCAACGGTACTCAACACGCCTGACGAGTTTGCCGCAGTACTGCCCAAGGAACTTCCCACCAAACTCGAATCAATTGTAATATTTCCTGAGCGAAAGGTGCCGGGAGTGCTCTGGAACATGGCTGAGTTAAACTACTCCTATCAAGCCCAGAAATGTCCGGCCCCCCTTATCTTTTTAATCGCAGGAACGGGCGCGAGTTTTCAAAGTCCCAAAATGAAAATTATGCAGGGGGCCTTCTACCAGGCCGGTTACCATGTCATCTCTCTCTCTTCGCCCAGCTTTACCGATTTTATAGTTTCTGCTTCCACCAGTAGTGTCCCCGGTAACCTGAAAGAGGATTCGGCTGATCTTTACCGAGTCATGCGGGCAATCTGGCAAAAAGTAGAAAAAAATATGAAGGTGACGGAGTTCTATCTTGCCGGATATAGCCTGGGTGCCGCTCAATCGGTGTTCCTCTCCCATATGGACGAGAGAGAGAAGTCCTTTAACTTCAGCAAGGTATTACTTATCAATCCCCCGGTTAACCTCTATAATTCGGTGGTGATAATTGATAACATGCTCGCCAATAATGTTCCCGGTGGGATAGATCACCTTAATGAATTTTACAAGAAAAGGATAAGGGCCTTTACCAAGACATACAGACACGGAGAGTCTATAGAATTTAATGATAGATACCTCTATAGAGCATATCGACGGGAAAAGCCAAAGAGTGATGCCCCCATGGCCGCCCTTATCGGCGTTGCCTTTCGAATTTCTTCTCAAAATATGGCCTTTGCAAGTGATGTAATGACCCAGGCAGGCTACGTGGTTCCCAGGGGTCTTGTCCTGAAACGAGGCGACAGCCTTACGGATTATGCCAAGGTACTCGGCCAGCTAACCTTTGTTGATTATTTCAAGGGAATATTCCTGCCCCATTTTCAAAAAATTGACCCAACGATTACTGAAGAGGAAATAATTGAGCAGATGAGCTTACGTAGTCTCGAAGGCTATCTGCGCAGCTCAGCTAAAATCGGTTTGATTCATAATGAAGACGATATTATCATGCACCCCGGTGAAATTGCCTATCTCAAAGACGTTTTCGGAAAGCGGGCACAAATTTTTCCCCATGGTGGGCACTGTGGAAATATGGCATATCCGGATAATATAGAGGCAATGGTCGGCTTTTTTCAGGATACGAAAGGAGGAAATAATGATAAATAA
- a CDS encoding SDR family oxidoreductase — translation MQKTILITGATSGFGKATAKLFAAHNWQLILCGRRQDRLETIQKELENVPVHIAQFDISVRDEVEDFVSNIPQQFSQIDILVNNAGLALGLEGSDKADLDHWQTMINTNISGLLYMTRLILPQMMKNRTGHIINIGSVAGSYPYPGGNTYGASKAFVAQFSRNLRCDVAGTGIRVTNIEPGLAETEFSAVRFSGDEKRASSVYAGHENLSATDIAETIFWSASRPAHVNINSIEIMPVCQSWAALAIDK, via the coding sequence ATGCAAAAAACTATTCTAATAACAGGAGCAACATCTGGATTTGGCAAGGCAACAGCAAAACTTTTTGCAGCTCACAACTGGCAGTTAATTCTCTGCGGTAGACGCCAGGATCGACTCGAAACAATACAAAAAGAACTGGAAAATGTTCCCGTTCATATCGCCCAGTTTGATATTTCTGTGCGAGATGAGGTGGAAGATTTTGTGAGCAATATTCCTCAACAATTTTCCCAGATTGATATACTTGTTAACAATGCTGGCCTTGCCCTCGGCCTGGAGGGCTCAGATAAAGCAGACTTAGATCATTGGCAGACAATGATCAATACTAATATTAGCGGTCTTCTCTATATGACTCGCCTTATTTTACCGCAGATGATGAAAAATAGAACCGGTCATATTATCAATATTGGCTCGGTGGCAGGTAGCTATCCCTATCCAGGAGGAAACACCTATGGTGCCTCCAAGGCCTTTGTCGCCCAATTTTCCCGTAATCTCCGTTGCGATGTCGCAGGAACAGGCATTAGAGTAACCAATATAGAACCAGGCCTTGCCGAAACAGAATTCTCCGCTGTTCGCTTTTCAGGTGACGAAAAACGAGCCAGTAGTGTTTATGCTGGTCATGAAAACCTCTCAGCCACGGATATTGCGGAAACTATTTTCTGGTCTGCCAGTCGACCCGCCCATGTAAATATTAACTCTATAGAAATCATGCCTGTCTGTCAAAGTTGGGCAGCACTTGCCATCGACAAGTAA
- the acs gene encoding acetate--CoA ligase alpha subunit codes for MLEHLFSPNKIAVIGASRQVGAVGHDIVKNLIEGGFAGEIIPVNPAGGTLLGLPVYTSLKEYKESLDMAIIAVNKDLIIDVVQDALSKRCTTIVAIGAGFKESGDEGAMLEQEVLTLCKRSGARLLGPNCLGFINTELKINASFAGPMPRKGGISIFSQSGALATAMLDQAEQRGLGVSKLISVGNKADITENDLLSYFAADSSTKVVAGYLENIVNGNNFLKHATHISRKKPVILLKSGTSEAGQKSATSHTGAFTGTDTAYGAAFKRAGIVRADNFDDLFDCTMAFSNQPLPKGNRVLIISNAGGTGTIAADAVEHTGFKVAEPPSNKTNSLRGRKPIYSDIESPVYVLGDAPAALYVEAISTAQEDSNVDAIVLVLTPAAMTEAKAVLLGIAEVLDGSKPLLCCLMGGGAYVPPMHELVDAGLAIFPTPERAVAAFSAMYNHASWRSLPPRIVTRFRVNRRRAGRIIQRSQASGVRRLGEVRAKKILDAYGFNVPEGYLVDSADEAVEYARRIGFPVALKVVSPDIVHKTDMGGVCLNLTNAQQVQDGYDLMKLRIKQQLPNARIQGVYVEKMADPGLEVIIGMNRDPQFGPMLMFGLGGIFVEVMKDVTFHLAPITQDEAIQMLKATRSYQIMEGRRGNKAVDIVAIANGLQRISQLATDYPQIVELDINPFIVGEVGSDPIVADACITLEIPEETL; via the coding sequence ATGCTGGAACATCTTTTTTCCCCAAACAAAATAGCTGTTATTGGTGCATCACGACAGGTCGGTGCTGTAGGGCATGACATTGTTAAAAACCTTATTGAAGGAGGTTTTGCAGGTGAAATTATTCCGGTGAACCCTGCCGGAGGTACTTTGCTGGGTTTGCCTGTTTACACAAGCCTTAAGGAGTATAAAGAATCTCTTGATATGGCTATTATTGCTGTAAACAAGGATCTTATTATTGATGTTGTTCAGGATGCGCTGAGCAAGAGATGCACAACTATAGTTGCCATTGGTGCAGGTTTTAAAGAGAGTGGTGACGAGGGTGCCATGCTTGAGCAGGAGGTTTTGACCCTGTGCAAGCGATCCGGTGCGCGCTTACTCGGACCAAACTGTCTTGGTTTTATTAACACCGAATTGAAGATAAATGCATCCTTTGCCGGGCCAATGCCTCGCAAAGGTGGAATTAGTATTTTTTCTCAATCAGGTGCCCTTGCTACGGCGATGCTTGACCAGGCAGAGCAACGCGGTCTTGGTGTTTCTAAGCTTATCAGTGTTGGTAATAAGGCCGATATTACAGAAAACGATTTGCTCAGTTATTTTGCCGCAGATTCGTCTACAAAGGTTGTTGCTGGCTATTTAGAGAATATTGTTAATGGTAATAATTTTCTTAAACATGCCACTCATATATCACGTAAAAAGCCTGTTATTCTTTTAAAATCAGGAACAAGTGAAGCGGGACAAAAATCGGCTACCAGTCATACCGGTGCCTTTACTGGTACTGACACTGCCTATGGTGCTGCCTTTAAACGGGCCGGAATTGTTCGAGCCGATAACTTTGATGACCTCTTTGATTGCACCATGGCTTTTTCTAATCAGCCTCTGCCGAAGGGTAATCGGGTACTTATTATCAGTAATGCCGGTGGAACAGGGACAATTGCTGCCGATGCTGTGGAACATACAGGCTTTAAGGTAGCTGAACCACCGAGTAATAAAACCAACTCTCTCCGTGGTAGAAAACCCATTTATTCGGATATTGAAAGTCCTGTTTATGTTTTGGGTGATGCCCCGGCGGCTCTCTATGTTGAGGCTATATCAACAGCTCAAGAGGATAGTAATGTTGACGCTATTGTTCTTGTCTTAACCCCGGCAGCAATGACCGAGGCGAAAGCTGTACTTCTTGGTATTGCTGAAGTTTTGGATGGTAGCAAACCTCTTCTCTGTTGTCTGATGGGTGGTGGGGCATATGTTCCTCCTATGCATGAGCTCGTTGATGCAGGCCTGGCTATTTTCCCGACTCCTGAACGAGCAGTCGCAGCCTTTTCTGCAATGTATAACCATGCCAGTTGGCGTTCTCTCCCCCCTCGAATTGTTACTCGTTTTCGGGTGAATCGTCGTCGTGCCGGTCGTATAATTCAGCGTAGTCAGGCCAGCGGAGTTCGTCGTTTGGGCGAGGTAAGGGCTAAGAAAATACTTGATGCCTATGGTTTCAATGTACCAGAGGGCTATCTTGTTGATTCAGCAGATGAGGCCGTGGAGTATGCGCGCAGGATTGGTTTTCCCGTGGCCCTAAAGGTTGTTTCTCCCGACATTGTTCATAAAACAGATATGGGTGGAGTATGTCTGAATCTTACCAATGCTCAGCAGGTACAGGATGGTTATGATCTGATGAAGCTGCGGATTAAGCAGCAGCTACCTAATGCCAGAATTCAAGGTGTTTATGTTGAGAAGATGGCTGATCCGGGACTTGAGGTTATTATCGGTATGAACCGGGATCCACAGTTTGGACCTATGTTGATGTTTGGCCTTGGTGGTATTTTTGTTGAGGTGATGAAGGATGTCACCTTTCATCTGGCGCCTATAACCCAGGATGAGGCAATTCAGATGCTTAAAGCCACTCGCTCTTACCAAATTATGGAAGGACGGCGCGGTAATAAGGCTGTTGATATTGTGGCAATTGCAAACGGTCTTCAGAGAATTAGTCAGCTGGCAACGGATTATCCGCAGATAGTGGAACTTGATATTAATCCTTTTATTGTCGGTGAGGTGGGAAGTGATCCAATTGTTGCAGATGCATGTATCACCCTCGAAATTCCGGAAGAGACTCTTTAA
- a CDS encoding bifunctional acetyl-CoA hydrolase/transferase family protein/GNAT family N-acetyltransferase, which produces MDYDVNWRNNYKEMVSTAKRAVKQIRSGQRVFIGTGCGEPTELVSAMTKRAGELADVEIIQLFTKGSAPYAQQKFANSFRINAFFIGQKVRDAIRKGVGSYTPVLLSNVPNLFNSGQIPIDVALIQVTRPNAAGKVSLGVSVDIVRSAIDNASLIVAQVNPNMPWTGSDSVIDIHDLDILVPVDVPLLEHILPEPHEVSRKIGKNVAALVPDGATLQMGMGRLQEYGRIPYAVVEFLKNKKNLGIHTEMITDNIIELIESGAVTGSRKSRDRGKIVTSLCMGTKKLYDYIDDNPLFCFRPTEYVNDSIVISEQTKMIAINMAQEVDLTGQVSSDSIEGILYSGIGGLVDFNRGAARSKQGKTIICIPSTNPEGTKSNILSGLKSGAGVVITRGTVHYIATEYGVAYLYGKSIQERAIALISIAHPAFREQLFNEAVQAHYIHPELAGFEDKFIVSADDSMRTSMLLNDGTQINFRSILPTDEPLMRELVYTLSKETVYYRFMNHQANFTHRQIQDFVYIDHRKDVAIVGVVPEAHGEDIVAVGRYYLDTETNRAEIAFVVHDKWQNKSLGSFLFKFLADIAKRNGITGFTAEVLRENQRMQTIFNHSGHKVTTCLEEGVYSYVIDF; this is translated from the coding sequence ATGGACTATGATGTAAATTGGCGAAATAACTATAAAGAAATGGTTAGCACAGCAAAACGTGCTGTGAAGCAGATTCGTTCTGGACAGCGAGTTTTTATCGGCACCGGTTGTGGAGAACCAACCGAGCTGGTAAGCGCGATGACCAAACGTGCCGGAGAACTTGCCGATGTGGAGATTATTCAACTCTTCACTAAAGGAAGTGCCCCCTATGCCCAGCAGAAATTTGCTAACAGCTTTCGTATAAATGCCTTCTTTATTGGGCAAAAGGTGCGTGATGCCATACGTAAAGGGGTGGGTAGTTATACCCCGGTTCTGCTCTCCAATGTACCAAACCTATTTAATTCAGGACAGATTCCCATTGATGTTGCCCTTATTCAGGTAACACGACCCAATGCCGCCGGTAAGGTGAGTCTTGGTGTTTCTGTGGATATTGTTCGCAGTGCAATTGATAATGCCTCACTGATCGTTGCCCAGGTAAATCCCAATATGCCATGGACAGGAAGTGACAGTGTTATTGATATTCATGATTTGGATATTCTGGTACCGGTGGATGTGCCACTGCTTGAGCATATTTTGCCTGAACCTCATGAGGTGAGTCGTAAGATTGGTAAAAATGTAGCGGCCCTTGTTCCTGATGGAGCAACCCTGCAGATGGGAATGGGTAGGCTTCAGGAGTACGGTCGCATTCCCTATGCCGTTGTTGAGTTTTTAAAGAATAAGAAAAATCTTGGTATTCATACCGAGATGATAACGGATAATATCATTGAGTTGATTGAATCCGGAGCCGTCACTGGTAGCCGTAAGAGTCGTGACCGGGGTAAGATTGTTACCAGTCTCTGTATGGGAACCAAGAAGCTCTATGATTATATAGATGATAATCCTCTTTTTTGTTTCAGACCTACGGAATACGTGAACGATTCTATTGTCATTAGCGAACAGACAAAGATGATTGCTATTAATATGGCCCAAGAGGTGGATCTGACAGGTCAGGTTTCTTCGGACTCCATTGAGGGGATTCTCTACTCTGGTATTGGTGGTTTGGTTGATTTTAACCGTGGCGCAGCCAGGTCCAAGCAGGGTAAAACCATCATCTGTATTCCTTCAACCAATCCTGAGGGGACGAAATCGAATATTTTATCTGGCCTTAAGTCAGGTGCAGGGGTTGTTATTACTCGGGGTACGGTGCACTATATCGCTACGGAGTATGGTGTTGCCTATCTCTATGGTAAGTCTATTCAGGAACGGGCCATTGCCCTGATTTCCATAGCCCATCCGGCTTTTCGTGAGCAGCTCTTTAATGAAGCGGTGCAGGCGCACTATATTCATCCGGAGTTGGCAGGATTTGAAGATAAGTTTATCGTTTCAGCTGATGATTCGATGCGCACCTCTATGCTGCTCAACGATGGCACTCAGATTAACTTTAGATCCATCCTGCCCACCGATGAGCCTTTGATGCGTGAGCTGGTATATACCCTCTCCAAGGAGACGGTATACTATCGTTTTATGAATCATCAGGCGAACTTCACCCATAGGCAGATTCAGGATTTTGTTTATATTGATCACCGTAAAGATGTGGCTATTGTTGGTGTTGTCCCCGAGGCTCATGGGGAGGATATTGTTGCCGTTGGTCGTTATTATCTTGATACCGAGACGAATCGGGCTGAGATAGCCTTTGTGGTTCATGATAAATGGCAGAATAAAAGTTTAGGTTCTTTTCTCTTTAAGTTCCTGGCTGATATCGCGAAGCGAAATGGCATCACAGGTTTTACTGCAGAGGTATTACGGGAAAACCAGAGAATGCAGACTATTTTCAATCACTCAGGACATAAGGTAACTACTTGCTTGGAAGAGGGCGTTTATAGTTATGTTATTGATTTTTAA
- the cimA gene encoding citramalate synthase, giving the protein MRIEIYDTTLRDGTQAENFNISVDDKLRIAQELDTLGVDFIEGGWPGSNPVTIEFFNRIGEIDLKHSKIVAFGSTRHIKNRPEEDANLQALLAAKTPAIIIFGKSWDIHATDALNISLEENLQIIEDSLAYLRPHVEHLFYDAEHFFDGFKNNEEYALKTVASAIAGGAERIVLCDTNGGTLPHEIPPIIKRVKEFVAGLSETVGLGIHPHNDSDSAVANALMAASSGVEQIQGTMNGFGERCGNANLTSIIPALVFKMGFDCGVKEHISRLYGCSRLVTELANLPHNHYQPYVGKSAFAHKGGIHVSAVKRNPLTYEHIAPELVGNSRRILLSDQAGRANILFKAKEWGIHIRPDDPILPAIIKELKELENLGYQYEAAEASFELIMRKLLGLRRNYFSFQGFRVTDNKYRMDKPPLTEATIRLSVGGVEVHTAAGGDGPVNALDSAIRKALIRFYPILEEMELVDFKVRVLSGEYGTEAKVRVLIESRDGEESWGTVGVSVNIIEASWQALIDSITYKLMKEEKK; this is encoded by the coding sequence ATGCGAATTGAAATATACGATACAACCCTACGTGATGGAACCCAGGCTGAAAATTTTAATATTTCTGTCGACGATAAGTTACGCATCGCCCAGGAACTTGATACTCTGGGTGTTGATTTTATCGAGGGTGGTTGGCCGGGGTCTAATCCAGTGACCATCGAATTTTTTAATCGTATTGGAGAGATAGATCTTAAGCATAGCAAGATTGTTGCCTTTGGTTCTACCCGGCATATAAAAAACAGGCCGGAAGAAGATGCAAATCTGCAGGCCCTGCTTGCTGCCAAGACACCTGCCATTATCATCTTTGGGAAAAGTTGGGATATCCATGCAACGGATGCCCTCAATATTAGCCTGGAAGAGAATCTGCAAATTATCGAGGATAGTCTTGCCTATCTACGCCCTCATGTAGAGCATCTCTTCTATGATGCGGAACATTTTTTTGATGGTTTCAAGAATAATGAAGAGTATGCCCTTAAAACTGTGGCAAGTGCCATTGCCGGTGGTGCTGAGCGCATTGTCCTCTGTGATACCAATGGTGGAACCCTGCCCCATGAAATCCCTCCCATTATCAAGCGGGTAAAAGAGTTTGTTGCCGGTTTGAGTGAGACAGTTGGTCTTGGTATTCATCCTCACAATGATTCAGACTCAGCGGTAGCCAATGCTCTGATGGCCGCATCCTCGGGGGTAGAGCAGATTCAGGGGACTATGAATGGTTTTGGTGAGCGCTGCGGAAATGCGAATCTGACCTCAATTATACCCGCCCTAGTCTTTAAGATGGGTTTTGACTGTGGGGTAAAAGAGCACATAAGTCGACTCTATGGTTGTTCACGTTTGGTGACTGAACTGGCCAACCTTCCCCATAACCACTATCAACCCTATGTGGGTAAGTCTGCCTTTGCTCATAAGGGGGGCATCCATGTCAGTGCCGTTAAGCGTAATCCACTTACCTATGAGCATATTGCTCCGGAGCTGGTGGGCAATAGCAGAAGGATTTTGCTCTCGGATCAGGCGGGCCGGGCCAATATTCTCTTTAAGGCCAAGGAGTGGGGAATTCACATTCGTCCGGATGATCCTATCTTGCCGGCCATTATCAAGGAGCTTAAGGAACTTGAGAACCTTGGCTATCAGTATGAGGCTGCAGAGGCAAGTTTTGAGCTTATTATGCGCAAGCTTTTGGGCTTGAGGAGAAACTATTTTTCCTTTCAGGGCTTTCGGGTAACGGATAATAAGTATCGCATGGATAAGCCACCTCTCACCGAGGCAACTATTCGTCTCTCTGTGGGGGGGGTGGAGGTACATACTGCCGCTGGTGGCGATGGCCCGGTAAATGCCCTTGATTCTGCAATCCGTAAGGCGCTTATACGATTTTATCCCATCCTGGAAGAGATGGAGCTTGTCGATTTTAAGGTGCGGGTTCTTTCAGGAGAGTATGGAACAGAGGCCAAGGTACGTGTTCTTATCGAGAGCCGTGATGGTGAGGAGAGTTGGGGTACGGTCGGCGTTTCGGTTAACATAATAGAGGCAAGTTGGCAGGCCCTTATCGACTCTATTACCTATAAATTAATGAAAGAAGAAAAGAAGTAG
- a CDS encoding malate dehydrogenase yields the protein MKPPVRVAITGAAGHVSYSLIFRIAAGHMLGKDQPVILQLLEIPQAMDVLKGVVLELEDCAFPLLHGLVCSDDVHVAFKDADYAILVGARPRGPGMERSDLIQANGPIFTTQGEALSAEANPEVKVLVVGNPANTNALILLKNAPYINPRNITAMMRLDHNRALFQVAKKMGCHCSDVEKMVVWGNHSASQFPDISYAEIAGEKVAKGVENNWHGDNLIPIIQQRGAAVIKARGASSAASAASAAIDHMRNWVLGSGGKWVSMGVYSRGNSYGLDEDIMFSLPVICEDGDWREVAGLELSSFQRAMLEATEAELQAEREAVADII from the coding sequence ATGAAACCCCCAGTACGAGTTGCTATTACCGGTGCAGCCGGCCACGTTAGTTATTCTCTTATCTTTCGTATTGCAGCAGGTCATATGCTTGGTAAAGACCAGCCTGTAATTCTTCAACTCCTGGAGATCCCTCAGGCAATGGATGTATTGAAGGGTGTGGTCCTGGAACTTGAAGACTGTGCCTTTCCCCTGCTGCACGGTCTTGTCTGTTCCGATGATGTTCATGTGGCCTTTAAGGATGCAGACTATGCTATTTTGGTGGGTGCTCGTCCCCGTGGCCCAGGGATGGAGCGTTCTGATCTGATTCAGGCCAACGGACCTATTTTTACAACCCAGGGTGAGGCCCTGAGTGCCGAGGCAAATCCCGAGGTAAAGGTACTTGTTGTTGGCAATCCTGCTAATACCAATGCCCTTATTCTGCTCAAGAACGCGCCCTATATAAATCCTCGTAATATAACAGCTATGATGCGCCTGGATCACAATAGAGCCTTATTTCAGGTTGCCAAGAAAATGGGCTGTCACTGCAGTGATGTTGAAAAGATGGTTGTTTGGGGAAATCACTCTGCGAGCCAATTCCCAGATATAAGCTATGCTGAAATTGCAGGTGAGAAGGTTGCTAAAGGTGTTGAGAATAATTGGCATGGTGATAATCTTATTCCGATAATTCAACAACGTGGAGCTGCTGTTATAAAGGCTCGTGGAGCTTCCAGCGCTGCCTCTGCTGCCTCTGCTGCTATTGATCATATGAGAAACTGGGTGCTTGGTTCCGGTGGTAAATGGGTAAGTATGGGGGTTTATAGCAGGGGCAACAGCTATGGCCTTGATGAAGATATAATGTTTAGCTTGCCCGTTATCTGTGAAGACGGTGACTGGCGGGAGGTAGCAGGTCTTGAACTCTCCTCTTTTCAACGGGCGATGCTAGAGGCAACGGAGGCTGAACTTCAGGCTGAACGGGAGGCTGTTGCCGATATAATTTAG
- a CDS encoding YehS family protein, with protein MTNNDILRRIRYTFDFSDPKMVEIFSAADFVTTREDIHSWLLKDDDTAFKKCKDREMAAFLNGFINYRRGKKEGAQPEIEKRLNNNAIFMKLKIALNLKAEDVIEIMALAEFNISKHELSALFRKADHKHYRECGDQVLRNFLVGLQLRHRPTT; from the coding sequence ATGACAAACAACGATATATTACGTCGAATTCGCTACACCTTTGATTTTAGTGACCCCAAAATGGTAGAAATTTTTTCTGCAGCCGACTTCGTAACAACACGAGAAGATATACACAGTTGGTTATTAAAAGATGACGACACCGCCTTCAAAAAGTGTAAAGACAGGGAGATGGCAGCCTTTCTTAATGGCTTTATCAACTATAGAAGGGGAAAAAAAGAGGGTGCACAGCCAGAGATAGAAAAACGTTTAAACAATAACGCCATCTTCATGAAACTGAAGATAGCCCTCAACCTCAAGGCCGAGGATGTGATAGAGATTATGGCCCTGGCAGAGTTCAATATTAGCAAGCATGAACTCAGTGCCCTTTTTCGTAAGGCGGACCATAAACACTACCGAGAGTGTGGTGACCAGGTTTTACGCAATTTTTTAGTCGGATTACAGCTACGACACCGCCCCACCACCTAA
- a CDS encoding PilZ domain-containing protein, with the protein MSFPALIEKVHRRANIFFPNERYTAELIDEMIDVGDIFIEAKDILPYLHSALLDGKMVEVQLDNNPRVFFSHLHDDPPPPLEQEEQEEQEEQEEAAYKENSYLENLSHVIMFPVEPGMGNYALRYSRYVILRFFVSFYAVEVAAEFQEVVYQDGVPLFRLGFPSIGRIVRKAREFRAKVAKKMELMLVVQASSKRPTIETRIIDISAGGVSFFLSRLEQKRIKVDDVLRLKVYLDQKLLLSIGGRVRHLSKIRTGSGVEFICGFQFDLANRTVASSVEALVAQVQRVHLHELADKSAEYGFSVLA; encoded by the coding sequence ATGTCATTTCCAGCCCTTATAGAAAAGGTACACCGCAGAGCTAATATTTTCTTTCCAAATGAGAGGTATACAGCTGAATTAATAGACGAAATGATAGATGTTGGTGATATATTTATTGAAGCCAAGGATATATTACCCTATCTGCATTCAGCCTTACTCGATGGGAAAATGGTTGAGGTGCAGTTGGATAATAATCCTCGGGTATTTTTCAGCCATCTTCACGATGATCCTCCTCCGCCCTTGGAACAAGAGGAACAAGAGGAACAAGAGGAACAAGAGGAGGCTGCTTATAAGGAGAACAGCTATCTTGAGAATCTCTCTCATGTCATCATGTTTCCCGTAGAGCCTGGTATGGGGAACTATGCCCTGCGTTACAGCCGTTATGTTATTCTTCGTTTTTTTGTTTCGTTTTATGCTGTTGAGGTTGCAGCAGAGTTTCAGGAGGTTGTCTATCAGGATGGAGTTCCTCTGTTTCGTCTGGGTTTTCCCTCCATAGGGCGTATTGTTCGCAAGGCCCGGGAATTTCGAGCTAAGGTAGCAAAAAAAATGGAGTTGATGTTGGTTGTTCAGGCAAGCAGTAAGCGCCCAACAATAGAAACCCGTATTATTGATATCAGTGCCGGGGGTGTTAGTTTTTTTCTTTCCCGTCTAGAACAGAAAAGGATCAAAGTTGATGATGTGTTGCGACTAAAGGTCTATCTGGATCAGAAATTATTGCTCAGCATAGGGGGGAGGGTGAGACATCTCTCCAAGATAAGAACCGGCAGTGGGGTGGAGTTCATCTGTGGCTTTCAGTTTGATTTAGCAAATAGAACAGTTGCAAGCTCTGTTGAAGCGCTGGTTGCTCAGGTGCAGCGTGTTCATCTACATGAACTGGCAGATAAATCTGCCGAGTATGGGTTTTCTGTCCTGGCCTAG
- the minC gene encoding septum site-determining protein MinC → MNKNAMQLNSYRAEPFQFRARRHTMMVLYLLEPDHPDFIEMLQNKIERARNFFDHAPVIVDLGGFVGKEISVTIKEIFILLRRAGLIPLGVQGGDAQLQGEAAGFSIPVVPELGRRCDGQALTEILLQPPEIADSVVEDVAPLEAVSPTTLLITSPIRSGQRVYAEGGDLICTATVSAGAEVLADGNVHVYAPLRGRVYAGVKGDIKAGIFCKSLEAEFVSIAGNYKVSDQFDENIRKKSVHIFLQKERLLLNIL, encoded by the coding sequence TTGAATAAAAATGCTATGCAATTAAATAGTTATAGGGCTGAGCCATTTCAGTTTCGGGCACGTCGTCATACCATGATGGTTTTGTATCTGCTTGAGCCAGATCATCCTGATTTTATAGAAATGTTACAAAACAAGATTGAGCGAGCAAGGAATTTTTTTGATCATGCTCCGGTCATTGTTGATTTAGGTGGATTTGTTGGTAAAGAGATATCGGTAACGATCAAAGAAATTTTTATATTACTTCGACGTGCCGGTTTGATCCCCTTGGGGGTTCAAGGTGGAGATGCTCAGCTGCAGGGGGAGGCGGCAGGTTTTTCTATTCCTGTTGTTCCTGAGCTAGGAAGAAGGTGCGATGGGCAGGCTCTGACTGAGATTCTCCTGCAACCACCTGAGATAGCTGATTCGGTGGTAGAGGATGTTGCGCCCCTGGAGGCTGTATCTCCAACAACCCTGTTGATAACGAGCCCTATTCGTTCCGGACAAAGAGTATATGCCGAAGGTGGAGACCTTATCTGCACAGCAACTGTTTCAGCTGGTGCTGAGGTCCTTGCCGATGGCAATGTTCATGTTTATGCCCCTCTGCGAGGCCGTGTTTATGCGGGGGTGAAGGGGGATATCAAGGCGGGTATTTTTTGTAAATCCCTTGAGGCGGAATTTGTTTCAATTGCTGGCAATTATAAGGTCAGTGATCAGTTTGATGAAAATATCCGTAAAAAGAGTGTGCATATTTTTTTGCAGAAAGAGAGACTATTATTAAATATCCTGTGA